CCTTGGTCGTCAGAGCCTCTTCCACTTGGGCTGGGGTCAGCGTCGGGTTGATCGAAAGCTGGATCAGGGCAGCCGCCGCCGTCAGCGCGCTGGCGGGACTGGTGCCAGAGGCGAAATCATAGCTGCCGGGCTGGGGATTCGACAGCTTCAAGGTGCGGACGTCTTGCCCTGGAGCGAAGAGATCCACCGCCGGGCCAGTGTTGGAACTTGGCAGGATCCCGTTGTTCAGGTCACTGGCTCCAACACAAACGATCCCGCTCCGCGTTCCATAGGCCCCCGGAATGTAACTCGAGGCGTTCCCACCCTCATTGCCAGCGGAAACAACCACCGTGATCCCGGCATCGACTGCCTCTTGGATCGCACCCTCCAAAATCCCGGTCTGAGCACCTGGATAAGACGACCCGTGGGCGATGCAAATCACGCTCCTCAGCGCAGGATTCGCGGCGTGATCGCCAATCGCCCTATCGATCGCATCGGCTAGACGTCCCGAAGTGGTGGTGGGGCTCGTACCCGGGTAAATATTGTAGTTCACCACGTGGATCGGCGTGCCCAGGGCTGCCCCCGTTTCCGGGCCGGCGATCAGCGACAGCATCTGGGTGCCGTGCGCCACGACCGTCGAGAATTGAGGATCGTTGCCCCCGCGGACCAGTTCCGACCTGAAGGACTTCAGGTTCTTGTTCTGGGCGAACCATGTCCCAGCATCGGAGACGCCGGTATCGATCAGGTAAAGCCGCACAGGGGTGGTCGTCTCCGGGTAAACGAAGGAGGCATTGGCCATGCAGC
This genomic interval from Luteolibacter arcticus contains the following:
- a CDS encoding S8 family serine peptidase, whose product is MTETALRLSRGIFRILLPILAITQVSAEPFEETRAPAEREIPIEPNGAVADAGWALGRLNKGGCMANASFVYPETTTPVRLYLIDTGVSDAGTWFAQNKNLKSFRSELVRGGNDPQFSTVVAHGTQMLSLIAGPETGAALGTPIHVVNYNIYPGTSPTTTSGRLADAIDRAIGDHAANPALRSVICIAHGSSYPGAQTGILEGAIQEAVDAGITVVVSAGNEGGNASSYIPGAYGTRSGIVCVGASDLNNGILPSSNTGPAVDLFAPGQDVRTLKLSNPQPGSYDFASGTSPASALTAAAALIQLSINPTLTPAQVEEALTTKAAPSVILSQTAPAELLVQVLPDPETDSDLDGVNDILENFFGSNSANAAIKPVPMAIARVSGQARLSFNVASDLFNPATPYVLADGSTWKVWMSDNLTDWQDATTTGALSPGTAANGVIPMTFSVPNAASKVFLRIDVTLPPSAP